One Helicobacter sp. MIT 05-5293 genomic region harbors:
- the serS gene encoding serine--tRNA ligase yields the protein MIDIKALVNDFDTMSDKLRIKKVDVATLEQLKQMAIAYKTHKQELENLQAYQNKTSKLFGQYMREKKDVSELKNTLESNKQQMSVAESRVREIEAKLDDFALRIPNIPDESTPEGEDENDNVEIKKVLSIPHFDFTPKEHWELASQNGWIDFEAGVKLAKSRFSVLRGMGAKINRALINFMLDFNQNAGFEAVVTPVIVNSRALLGTGQLPKFEEDMFKIDSRLDDSSESENDLYLISTSEITLTNLYQDTIIPKEDLPILLTAQTPCFRKEAGSAGRDTRGMIRQHQFDKVELVAITHPSQSEDIQQKMIDTASGILEALKLPHRLVQLCGGDLGFSASNTVDIEVWLPGQNCYREISSVSNTRDFQARRAKIRYKDDKKNYLVHTLNGSSLAVGRTLIAIMENYQQADGSILIPEVLQKYL from the coding sequence ATGATTGATATTAAGGCTTTGGTGAATGATTTTGATACGATGAGCGATAAACTGCGTATTAAAAAAGTCGATGTAGCGACTTTAGAGCAACTCAAACAAATGGCTATCGCATACAAAACGCATAAGCAAGAGCTTGAAAACCTCCAAGCTTATCAGAATAAAACCTCCAAGCTTTTTGGGCAGTATATGCGCGAAAAAAAAGATGTGAGTGAGCTTAAAAATACCCTTGAATCTAATAAACAACAAATGAGTGTTGCAGAATCTCGTGTCAGAGAGATTGAGGCAAAACTTGATGATTTTGCATTACGCATACCTAATATTCCTGATGAATCCACGCCAGAGGGAGAGGACGAAAATGATAATGTCGAGATAAAAAAAGTCCTTAGCATTCCTCATTTTGATTTTACGCCTAAAGAACATTGGGAGCTTGCCTCTCAAAATGGTTGGATTGATTTTGAAGCAGGTGTCAAGCTCGCCAAAAGCCGTTTTTCAGTTTTGCGTGGAATGGGGGCGAAAATCAATCGGGCATTAATCAATTTTATGCTTGATTTCAATCAGAATGCAGGATTTGAAGCAGTAGTAACCCCAGTGATTGTTAATAGCAGAGCACTTTTAGGGACAGGGCAATTGCCAAAATTTGAAGAGGATATGTTTAAGATAGATTCTCGTCTTGATGACAGCAGTGAGAGCGAAAATGATTTGTATTTGATTTCAACTTCAGAGATTACTCTCACAAATCTTTATCAAGATACGATTATTCCCAAAGAAGATTTGCCGATTTTACTCACCGCGCAAACGCCTTGTTTCCGCAAAGAAGCTGGAAGTGCTGGGCGAGATACGCGGGGTATGATTCGCCAACATCAGTTTGATAAAGTCGAGCTTGTGGCGATCACTCACCCAAGCCAAAGTGAGGACATACAGCAAAAGATGATTGATACAGCAAGTGGAATCTTAGAAGCCCTCAAACTCCCGCATCGTTTGGTGCAATTATGCGGAGGGGATTTGGGTTTTAGTGCGAGTAATACCGTGGATATTGAGGTATGGCTGCCCGGACAAAATTGTTATCGAGAGATTAGCTCTGTGTCCAACACACGCGATTTTCAAGCACGAAGAGCAAAGATTCGGTATAAAGATGATAAGAAAAATTATCTTGTCCATACGCTCAATGGTTCATCACTTGCTGTGGGGCGCACATTGATTGCAATTATGGAAAATTATCAGCAAGCCGATGGAAGCATACTTATTCCAGAAGTGTTGCAAAAATATCTCTAA
- the tatB gene encoding Sec-independent protein translocase protein TatB, translated as MFGAGIFEILIILIVAVIALGPNKLPQTIVDVVKFFRAFKKTIHEAKETFDKEIQLAELKQEALKYKNTIEDGMKQITQDMKLDELREISADAVKSLNTTLEGLNNEITYDSPSLPKQDELPAQSEKENQKENHIAADTNTPIESPTHKTHKDS; from the coding sequence ATGTTTGGAGCGGGTATATTTGAGATTCTCATTATATTAATTGTCGCTGTTATCGCTCTAGGTCCCAATAAACTCCCTCAAACCATTGTCGATGTAGTAAAATTTTTCCGCGCGTTTAAAAAAACAATCCACGAAGCCAAAGAAACTTTTGACAAAGAGATTCAGCTTGCCGAACTCAAACAAGAAGCCCTCAAATACAAAAACACCATTGAAGATGGTATGAAACAAATCACACAGGATATGAAACTTGACGAGCTTAGAGAAATCAGCGCAGATGCAGTGAAGTCTCTTAACACAACGCTTGAAGGTCTCAATAATGAAATTACTTACGATAGCCCATCTTTACCCAAACAAGATGAATTACCCGCTCAAAGTGAAAAAGAGAATCAAAAGGAGAATCACATAGCCGCTGATACAAATACTCCTATAGAATCTCCCACACACAAGACACATAAGGATTCTTAA
- the tatC gene encoding twin-arginine translocase subunit TatC — MLEDLKPHIQDLRTRLIVIISVLLVTFMICLLFWQGIFDIIKKPLSDVLEHEVAGKFVISGMVEGVFVAMKSAFFAASVISTPVIFWQIWIFVAPGLYKHEKKIVLPFVFFGTIMFAIGVVFSYYGVLPFIVKNVLLFGNEHFEAYITAENYFTFFIRLILGFGIAFELPVLCFFLGKIGLITDASLKGFFKYAIVIIFIVAAIIAPPDVISQILLAIPLSALYGISILILKFVNPAPPPDEDDDEEDNPTSSQTPQS; from the coding sequence ATGCTTGAAGATTTAAAACCTCATATCCAAGACTTACGCACACGATTAATCGTGATTATTAGCGTTTTACTTGTAACCTTTATGATTTGTCTTTTATTTTGGCAAGGGATTTTTGACATTATCAAAAAACCTCTAAGTGATGTGCTTGAACACGAAGTCGCGGGTAAATTCGTCATCTCGGGTATGGTCGAAGGTGTGTTTGTCGCGATGAAATCCGCATTTTTTGCTGCATCTGTTATCTCGACACCTGTTATCTTTTGGCAAATATGGATTTTTGTCGCTCCGGGCTTATACAAACACGAAAAAAAGATTGTCTTGCCTTTTGTATTTTTTGGCACGATTATGTTTGCAATTGGTGTTGTTTTTTCGTATTATGGGGTATTACCCTTTATCGTTAAAAATGTCTTACTTTTTGGCAATGAGCATTTTGAAGCCTATATCACAGCTGAAAATTATTTCACATTTTTTATTCGTTTGATTTTAGGTTTTGGAATCGCCTTTGAATTGCCCGTATTGTGCTTTTTTCTTGGAAAAATTGGTCTGATTACTGATGCAAGCCTTAAAGGTTTTTTCAAATATGCTATTGTAATTATTTTCATCGTTGCAGCCATTATCGCTCCGCCAGATGTGATTTCACAGATTCTCTTAGCAATCCCTCTAAGTGCATTATACGGAATCTCTATTCTTATTTTAAAGTTTGTCAATCCCGCACCACCGCCCGATGAAGACGATGATGAAGAGGACAATCCAACTTCATCTCAAACACCGCAAAGTTAA
- the queA gene encoding tRNA preQ1(34) S-adenosylmethionine ribosyltransferase-isomerase QueA, producing MTKIDAQSQDFLLSSYDYDLPPQAIALYPTKPPENGKLLVYERDNDRIIHSDFAHFSDFVPDDTLLVFNDTKVIKARLYGYKINAQGHKKIIEIFYHKPYNHALTEFLIQTKGRIKKGDRIILESNLSESTQKGDSDETYVQILDSLDNGFRIARFIRGEEILNQSKVLKILENKGHIPLPPYIKRQDTAQDECDYQSVFAKNLGAVASPTASLHFSTQHLAKIQERFQTCFITLHVGAGTFVSVQTPDIRQHQIHSEFFDISPQVAHQLDKASKVLCIGTTCARSVEYYARHHLLQGECDLFLYPGEPFLRVDYLLSNFHLPKSTLIMLISAMIGRKKCLEIYHQALENGYRFYSYGDGMLIL from the coding sequence ATGACAAAAATTGATGCCCAATCGCAGGATTTTCTGCTTTCAAGCTATGACTATGATTTGCCCCCACAAGCAATCGCCCTTTATCCGACCAAGCCTCCTGAAAATGGCAAACTGCTCGTATATGAACGAGACAATGATCGTATCATACATAGTGATTTTGCCCATTTTAGCGACTTTGTGCCAGATGACACATTGCTTGTCTTTAATGATACCAAAGTCATCAAGGCTCGACTTTATGGCTATAAAATCAATGCGCAAGGACACAAAAAAATCATAGAAATTTTCTACCACAAGCCTTATAACCACGCCCTTACAGAGTTTTTGATTCAAACCAAAGGGCGTATCAAAAAAGGGGATCGTATCATATTAGAATCTAACTTATCAGAATCCACACAAAAGGGCGATTCAGATGAAACTTATGTGCAGATTCTCGATAGTCTCGATAATGGTTTCAGAATCGCCCGATTTATACGCGGTGAAGAGATTCTCAATCAATCCAAAGTGCTTAAGATTCTCGAAAATAAAGGACATATCCCTTTGCCACCTTATATCAAGCGTCAAGACACTGCACAAGATGAATGCGACTATCAAAGTGTATTTGCAAAGAATCTCGGTGCAGTCGCTTCCCCAACAGCCTCTTTACATTTTAGCACACAGCATCTTGCAAAGATTCAAGAGCGTTTTCAAACTTGTTTTATTACGCTCCATGTCGGTGCGGGGACATTTGTAAGTGTGCAAACCCCAGATATTCGACAGCACCAAATACACAGCGAATTTTTTGATATTTCACCACAAGTGGCGCATCAGCTTGATAAAGCTTCAAAAGTCCTATGTATCGGCACGACTTGCGCACGGAGTGTAGAATATTACGCACGACATCATCTTTTGCAAGGCGAGTGCGACTTGTTTTTATATCCCGGAGAGCCATTTTTGCGGGTGGATTATCTTTTGAGCAACTTTCATCTCCCAAAAAGCACCTTAATAATGCTTATTAGCGCAATGATTGGGAGAAAAAAATGCCTCGAAATTTATCATCAAGCCCTTGAAAACGGCTATCGATTCTATTCTTACGGCGATGGAATGCTTATACTATGA
- the rsmG gene encoding 16S rRNA (guanine(527)-N(7))-methyltransferase RsmG — protein sequence MTHLEQQLQQHKISLPSECYQKYRIFGEELLKWNKIHNLSGVSSIESVEDNILDSLYPLKFIDDFQNCMDVGSGGGFPAMALAIAKPTARFFLIEPRIKRSSFLKNITLELGLNNVSVLTHRIQEVPITEVNNLDLITSRAVMDAKELIYLTRKFLKNEGYFLLYKGLNFRKEMPHMSVEECFERDRRIYYYKKGKDI from the coding sequence ATGACACATTTAGAACAACAACTCCAACAACACAAAATCTCCCTGCCCAGCGAGTGTTATCAAAAATACAGAATCTTTGGGGAAGAGCTGCTCAAATGGAATAAAATCCATAATCTAAGCGGGGTAAGCAGTATAGAATCTGTGGAAGATAATATTTTAGATTCACTTTATCCGCTTAAATTTATCGATGATTTTCAAAATTGTATGGATGTAGGGTCAGGAGGTGGATTCCCCGCGATGGCTTTAGCGATTGCCAAGCCCACAGCACGATTTTTCCTCATAGAGCCGCGTATTAAACGCTCATCATTTTTGAAAAACATCACTCTTGAGCTTGGACTTAATAATGTCTCTGTTTTGACACATCGTATTCAAGAAGTGCCTATCACGGAGGTTAATAATTTGGACTTAATCACTTCAAGAGCTGTAATGGACGCTAAAGAACTAATCTATCTCACACGCAAATTCCTTAAAAATGAAGGATATTTTTTACTTTATAAGGGCTTAAATTTTCGCAAGGAAATGCCTCATATGAGTGTGGAAGAATGTTTTGAACGCGACAGGAGAATCTACTATTACAAAAAAGGTAAAGATATTTAA
- a CDS encoding PP0621 family protein, whose product MIKLLVILLAIGMLAWLLLRSSFKPYPKTKNNKKHQDEIEEMCECACCGVYISQKEALMSDGYYFCSQECLKKRK is encoded by the coding sequence ATGATTAAACTACTTGTGATTCTGCTTGCTATAGGAATGTTAGCGTGGTTACTCTTGCGCTCTTCTTTTAAACCCTATCCCAAAACCAAAAACAATAAAAAACACCAAGATGAGATTGAAGAAATGTGCGAATGTGCTTGTTGTGGCGTGTATATCTCACAAAAAGAAGCACTAATGAGCGATGGATATTACTTTTGTTCGCAAGAATGTCTCAAAAAGAGGAAATAA
- a CDS encoding site-specific integrase: MKAYSTKHSNKTSQKYEGVRSKELNNGDIAYYVRWSDKNGVRLERKVGTKNGGWNEKKASLKRIELQSKASLENQTKNQQITISSIMERYLEIQKLHLGASSYKNCKGECLVHINPFFGSYPLESITPPLITDFMLSLNDKSNKTINKLIDRLSHIIEWCIKEYNLSLRNPAKAIKKLKIDNARERFLTKDEVEELLKVTKAHPNAEVYYFFVLAFSTGARLNSVRNIKLEDIDFTQGTIKIQDFKNNSKYTAFLTPLAKQTLQDYKENIIFKTPERTIVRAMQNILNTLFNAHLESNDRKHRVVIHTTRHTFASHLAIAGTPIQIIQKLLNHRDIKMTMRYAHLLPHSGREWVERLWD, translated from the coding sequence ATGAAAGCATATAGCACAAAACACTCCAACAAAACAAGTCAAAAATACGAGGGTGTGAGAAGCAAAGAGCTTAATAATGGCGATATTGCTTACTATGTCCGCTGGAGTGATAAAAATGGCGTAAGACTTGAGCGCAAAGTCGGCACGAAAAATGGAGGTTGGAATGAGAAAAAAGCCTCGCTCAAAAGAATTGAGTTACAAAGCAAGGCTTCTTTAGAAAATCAAACTAAAAATCAGCAAATCACTATATCTAGCATCATGGAGCGTTATCTTGAGATTCAAAAACTGCATTTAGGTGCAAGTTCGTATAAAAATTGCAAAGGTGAATGTTTGGTGCATATCAATCCTTTCTTTGGCAGCTACCCACTAGAATCTATCACGCCCCCTCTCATCACTGATTTTATGCTCTCTCTTAATGATAAAAGCAATAAAACAATCAATAAGCTCATAGATAGGCTTAGCCACATTATAGAGTGGTGCATTAAAGAATACAACTTATCCTTACGCAATCCCGCTAAAGCTATAAAGAAATTAAAAATCGATAACGCAAGAGAGCGGTTTCTTACTAAAGATGAGGTGGAGGAGCTTTTAAAGGTAACCAAAGCGCACCCTAATGCTGAAGTGTATTATTTCTTTGTCCTTGCTTTTAGCACGGGAGCAAGGCTCAATAGTGTGCGAAATATCAAGCTAGAAGACATTGACTTTACACAAGGCACGATAAAAATCCAAGATTTTAAAAATAATTCCAAATACACCGCTTTCCTCACCCCTCTAGCAAAACAAACCCTGCAAGACTACAAAGAAAATATCATATTCAAAACTCCCGAGCGCACGATTGTCCGAGCGATGCAAAATATACTAAACACTCTCTTTAACGCGCATTTAGAATCTAATGATAGAAAGCACAGGGTGGTCATTCATACCACGCGTCATACTTTTGCCTCACACCTTGCCATAGCTGGCACACCCATACAAATCATTCAAAAGCTCCTTAATCACAGAGATATAAAAATGACGATGCGGTATGCTCATCTCCTCCCTCATAGTGGGCGTGAATGGGTAGAGAGGCTATGGGATTAA
- a CDS encoding ankyrin repeat domain-containing protein: MRDIYKAIKENNMALLIDFIKSGQDLNIINEHTFTPLQYAILKGNLGIALLLIECGARYDSKELIIFADKTGQNEISEALKLVI, from the coding sequence ATGAGGGATATTTATAAGGCTATCAAAGAGAATAATATGGCATTGCTTATAGATTTTATAAAAAGTGGGCAGGATTTGAATATTATCAATGAGCACACCTTTACGCCTTTGCAGTATGCTATCTTAAAAGGCAATCTTGGAATCGCATTGTTGCTTATAGAATGCGGAGCAAGATACGATTCCAAAGAACTCATTATATTTGCTGATAAGACTGGGCAAAACGAAATAAGTGAGGCTTTAAAATTGGTCATATAG
- a CDS encoding S24 family peptidase, producing the protein MFKEITCRESIERIKDILATDCNNLKPKDVDVAKALRIHPNNLAQAKFQNRIPYKAIMDFLHSKNISINTFFYGTEPKETAKSSERYKILRLYMANASAGGGCMNDEMSYREVMIDKQILDFLHIESCEMIFVIGDSMEEAIADNSLCLISRQESEIKNGKVYAVNTLDGLFVKQCFVKDEMVELRSFNQNYKPIIYPLNEVIVLGRIKGAINKI; encoded by the coding sequence ATGTTCAAAGAAATTACTTGCAGAGAAAGCATTGAGCGTATTAAAGATATACTTGCTACCGACTGCAATAACCTTAAGCCTAAAGATGTTGATGTGGCGAAAGCTTTGAGGATTCACCCCAATAACCTTGCTCAAGCTAAATTTCAAAACAGAATCCCCTACAAAGCTATAATGGATTTTTTACATAGTAAAAATATTTCTATTAACACATTTTTTTATGGAACTGAACCAAAAGAAACTGCCAAATCAAGCGAAAGATATAAAATATTGCGACTTTATATGGCAAATGCCTCTGCTGGAGGAGGTTGTATGAATGATGAAATGTCTTATAGAGAGGTAATGATTGATAAACAAATCCTAGATTTTTTACATATAGAATCGTGCGAAATGATTTTTGTCATTGGAGATAGTATGGAAGAAGCAATTGCAGATAATAGTCTTTGTCTTATATCTCGTCAAGAGAGTGAGATTAAGAATGGTAAAGTTTATGCGGTTAATACTCTTGATGGATTGTTTGTAAAACAATGCTTTGTAAAAGATGAAATGGTAGAGCTAAGAAGTTTTAATCAAAATTACAAACCTATAATCTATCCCTTAAACGAAGTTATTGTATTGGGTAGAATAAAAGGTGCAATTAATAAAATATAG
- a CDS encoding DNA adenine methylase, whose product MIQPIDKCYKFLTPTKLKAPFGWVGGKSKLAQNIVELMPPHKRYVEVFGGGLSVLYAKPSRKDIMSKDYNLGDFIDFKGRKDKYVEVINDTNNDLINLHTIIKTSPQTFSLYLNNMLCSREIFERIKRGRFKPKNKIEKAVLYYCLLTFSFASKGDNFAMCKARSPKNIYKDYSIWSERLKGVCIENMDFRKLIKEYDNEDSLFYLDPPYVGTENYYKMQRDFGIQEHRDLADILHHIKGKFILSYNDCKLVREQYKDFRINQTKEVRYSMNVQVRKVAKEVLIMNY is encoded by the coding sequence ATGATTCAACCTATTGACAAATGTTACAAATTCCTTACACCCACAAAACTAAAAGCCCCTTTTGGTTGGGTAGGTGGCAAATCAAAACTCGCTCAAAATATAGTAGAGCTTATGCCACCACATAAACGCTATGTTGAGGTGTTTGGAGGAGGCTTATCTGTGCTGTATGCTAAGCCTAGCAGAAAAGATATTATGAGCAAAGATTATAATCTAGGAGATTTTATTGACTTTAAAGGGCGTAAAGACAAATATGTAGAGGTGATTAATGATACTAACAATGATTTAATTAATCTTCACACAATCATCAAGACAAGCCCTCAAACCTTTTCTCTTTACCTCAACAATATGCTTTGTAGCAGAGAGATTTTTGAGAGGATTAAAAGAGGCAGATTTAAACCTAAAAATAAGATAGAAAAAGCAGTGTTGTATTATTGCCTGCTAACTTTTAGCTTTGCCTCAAAAGGTGATAATTTTGCAATGTGTAAAGCTCGTTCTCCAAAGAATATCTATAAAGATTATTCTATTTGGAGTGAAAGATTAAAAGGCGTTTGTATAGAGAATATGGATTTTAGAAAATTGATTAAGGAATACGATAACGAGGATTCTTTATTCTACCTTGACCCGCCTTATGTGGGGACAGAGAATTACTATAAGATGCAAAGAGACTTTGGAATACAGGAACATAGAGACCTAGCGGATATTTTGCATCATATCAAAGGTAAGTTTATTCTAAGTTATAATGATTGTAAATTAGTCCGAGAGCAGTATAAGGACTTTAGAATCAATCAGACGAAAGAAGTAAGATATTCTATGAATGTGCAAGTAAGAAAAGTAGCTAAAGAAGTGTTGATTATGAATTATTAG